A part of Molothrus aeneus isolate 106 chromosome 10, BPBGC_Maene_1.0, whole genome shotgun sequence genomic DNA contains:
- the NME9 gene encoding thioredoxin domain-containing protein 6 isoform X2, whose product MAAKKKEVVLQINITSQELWEEVLCLKGLIVVDVFQAWCGPCKPVVNLFQKIKNEVGSNLLHFAVAEVDSIDALEKYRGQCEPVFLFYTGGELVAVVRGADAPLLQKTILKQLAGERKGFHGGEPVVPDRAFSREQGSTAPLQEEQWGGLTG is encoded by the exons ATGgctgcaaagaaaaaggaggTAGTGCTGCAG ATTAACATTACTAGCCAGGAGCTTTGGGAAGAAGTGCTGTGTCTCAAAGGACTCATTG TTGTTGATGTGTTTCAAGCCTGGTGTGGCCCATGCAAACCAGTAGTGAATTTGTTCCAAAAAATCAAGAATGAAGTTGGCAGTAATCTcctgcattttgctgtg GCTGAAGTTGATTCCATTGATGCTCTGGAAAAATACAGAGGACAATGTGAGCCTGTCTTTCTCTTTTATACA GGAGGAGAATTAGTGGCTGTTGTAAGAGGAGCAGATGCACCATTGCTGCAGAAGACCATCCTGAAACAGCTGgcaggggaaaggaagggattCCATGGAGGAGAGCCTGTG GTGCCAGACAGAGCCTTCTCCAGAGAGCAGGGAAGCACAGCTCCCCTTCAGGAGGAACAGTGGGGAGGACTAACAG GCTGA
- the NME9 gene encoding thioredoxin domain-containing protein 6 isoform X1, whose protein sequence is MAAKKKEVVLQINITSQELWEEVLCLKGLIVVDVFQAWCGPCKPVVNLFQKIKNEVGSNLLHFAVAEVDSIDALEKYRGQCEPVFLFYTGGELVAVVRGADAPLLQKTILKQLAGERKGFHGGEPVVVPDRAFSREQGSTAPLQEEQWGGLTG, encoded by the exons ATGgctgcaaagaaaaaggaggTAGTGCTGCAG ATTAACATTACTAGCCAGGAGCTTTGGGAAGAAGTGCTGTGTCTCAAAGGACTCATTG TTGTTGATGTGTTTCAAGCCTGGTGTGGCCCATGCAAACCAGTAGTGAATTTGTTCCAAAAAATCAAGAATGAAGTTGGCAGTAATCTcctgcattttgctgtg GCTGAAGTTGATTCCATTGATGCTCTGGAAAAATACAGAGGACAATGTGAGCCTGTCTTTCTCTTTTATACA GGAGGAGAATTAGTGGCTGTTGTAAGAGGAGCAGATGCACCATTGCTGCAGAAGACCATCCTGAAACAGCTGgcaggggaaaggaagggattCCATGGAGGAGAGCCTGTGGTG GTGCCAGACAGAGCCTTCTCCAGAGAGCAGGGAAGCACAGCTCCCCTTCAGGAGGAACAGTGGGGAGGACTAACAG GCTGA